The DNA window TGTATAGACATCCGAACAAAtgaaacaagagagaaaaggagccaTGGTTTAGAAGGAGTATAGGAGTTGCTAATGAAGACTACTAGACGTCCGTGCCAGGTAAATTCCCACAGTAGTGTCTGCTCTGGCGTGAAGACCCTGGTCTCCGGAGAGGCCTACAATGATAGATGTCCAGGACCGGCACCGCTCACTGACCTCTATACTCCGTGGCAGCTCAATAGGCTTTGGCTTCACGTCTATCAGGTAGAAGGTTCGAGAcaggagcagaagagagggggGGACATTCTCCTTCAGGTGGAGGTCCAGCCACTAGAGGGGAATGCAACAAGACATGGAGTCAGAGGCTGCTGCAGCCAGGAAGGAGGTCCGCTCATCTGTGGCTTCCCAAGCACACTGATAACCTGTGGCACCAGGATGGGAGAACCAGCATCCTAGTTTCTGCCCCTGGGCAAGTACCTAGCAACCACTCCCACTGGTCACTTAAACTCTCCAGCCAATTCCGGATCCAAATAGCTTTCTCCAAAGCAAAAAGTAGATGGTGTGAAAGAATACACCAGAAGCCAGGGCATCCTGGAATCtagacttgggaggctgaggcaggaagctgagttcagggctagcctgagctatatagtaagaGCCTGTTTCAAAGTAATAAACAACTTTATTAACCAAAGAAATCAACATTAGCATGAAGGTTTTAAAGCATCAACATGACcacgtttttttgtttgttgttgttgttattttatttttgctatgcAGCCCAGTCTCTCACTTATGCCaagactcctaagtgctgggattatagcatgGGCCACTGCATCACATTGTTTTGTAAAATCTCTACAGAATGAGTGACACacacttttgtttgcttgtgtgtgtgtgtgtgtgtgtgtgtgtgtgtgtgtgtgtgtgtgtaaaatgcctAAGTGTGGACCtgagtgtgaaggtcagaggacaactcttccAAGGGATTCTGTCCTTCTGCCcctggttctggaaactgaactcaggagtCAGGCTTTCGCCAGCTGAGCCTTCTTGCTAGCCTTTTTCGGCCTCGGCTTTTTATCCCCACTGAAATCCCTTGAAATTGATTCATGCCAGTGGATGCAGTAATGCCCCCTTAAATATTTGGACAGGTTTCCATTGTACGGAAATGctgtattttatttgaaaatcctGTTAATGACCTTTGGGATAATTAAAAATGGCGCTGCCAAGATGAGTGTGGTGGGAATGTAGTTCCAGCACTcggaagtagaggcagggggatccctgaGCCCAagggcaaccagggctacatcgttctgggctagccagggctacatagtgaggtcctgtctctaAACCCACCAAccgtcttgcagaggacctacgCTCGGgtcccacacccacaccaggcggctcacagctgtctctgaCTGCAACTTCGGGTGACCCTGAgatgcttctggcctccaggttttctgttgtttttcaggacagggtttcatGCCCTCtaccacccaggctggcctgcaactcttGATGATCCTCTATTCAgcttcctaaatgctaggattacaggtaccaGCTACCAAAGCCAGGCAGGGTATgggtgtgtgtttttaaattttgaaagatGATGTGGTTTTGTCTTcctgatgttttcattttcaactaGCAATGCATAAGTGCCCTTCTATCCAAGATCTGACAAAGTCTGAACTTGGCTGATACGTGGATGTGACATGTCTTTGTTAAAAGACAGCTCACGTTTATCATTTTAAAgatcttttattttctggagacaaggtctcactctgaatccatgctgtcctgaaacttactacGTAGCCCAAGCTTGTATggtcctcctcctgccccagcctcccatgCGCTGGGATTGCTCTATAAATGTTCATCTTCTAGTTACAGCTAGTGTGCCGTGTAAGAGGAGAGCAGCCACCTAACGTGGTTTCCAGGGACAAACTGGCTCCTGTCCCCAAGTCATCTTTACACGGTACAGTAGCGTTCACAGTGATAACACTGAGGACTCATCCGGAACCGTTCCTTGGTTTTCCAATGCACTGCTGCTGTTAGAATCCAAGTGTGCTCTCTGATGGGCGGTACAGACATCTGCTACCAAAGCCAACACTGCATACTAATTTGGAGCCCAAGAGGAGAAGCAGCCAAAGTGGGCTCCGGACACCGTCTGGACCCTGCACAGACTGACAATGAGAGCCCTTTTATGAGAATTTCTGCCAAGGTCCTTACTTTGGTATAGGCAAATTCCAAGTTGGCCCCAAGATCTACCATATATACGCACCTTCCAGTTGTTCAACCATGAGTctagatcagtgattctcaacctgtgggtcatgacccctttggggattgaATAACTCTTTCACAGGGGGTGGCCTGAGACCACaggaagacacagatatttacattacaattcatgacagtagcaaaattagagttagaaagtagcaataaaactaatttcatggtgtgtgtgtggggtcaccacaacataagaaaCTATAGGAAAggatcacagcatcaggaaggttgagaaccactggtctagatgcTTTATGGAGGGATTTTACAGATGGAATTGAGGTCCCAAGTCAGTCTACTCTGAGATAagatgggggtggagtgggggggggaggcttTACCTAATCACTAGACCTGGAGGCCCAAAATGGGAAGTGTAAGATGTGAGGCCCGAGCAGGGTCTGGCACATGGCAGATTTTGCAGATGGAGGAGGGGGCCCCTTGGAGCTGAGAGTAGGCGGGCTGGCAGTGAGGAAGTGAGAACTTCTTCCTCCCTACAGCAGCAGGGAACAAGGTTGAGCCAAAGTGTGAAGGAGTTTGGGAGTGGATTATTCCCCAGACTCCAAAAGGGAGCACAGCCTGCACTTGTGACCTCTGGGCTGCTGTtgtggtctttttttgtttgtttgttttttgtttttttttgttttgttttgttttgtttgagacagggtttctctgtgtagctttgtgcctttcttggaactagctctgcagaccaggctggcctcgaactcacagagatctgcctggctctgcctcccaagtgctgggattaaaggcgtgcgctaccaccccaccaccgcccagcaggttGTGATCATTTTAACCGTGGTGGTTTGTAATAGCACTATAGGAAACTATGTGGTTCCCTGTCCCTATCCGAGAGGAAAACAGAGGAATCTCTTTAGGGTATGATTAACTGCTCCATGAAATAAAGCCATTGAGGCATGGTGGCTTAGCTGTTTGAACCTTAAATGTTCCTCCAAGTTCTGGGTGTTGAAAGCTTGCTCACCAGACTATGGCTCTACTAGGGAGTGTGGAACTTTTAGGGGGTGAGGGGCCCCACGGGAAGTAGTTAGACCACTGAAGGGAACTGTGGGACCTTGTCTcctctttctttgcctttttaaaaaaacaaaacaaaacagggtctcatttcCTAGGCCTGGccgtcctggacctcactctgtagaccaggctggcctcgaactcacagagatctgcctgccgctgtctcccgagtgctgggattaaaggcgtgcgtgtctttctttgcttctggACCACCATAAAATGAACAAGACTTCTCGGCTGTGGAGTTCTGCAAGATAAACTGTGCTGGCAGAGAACCAGAGAAGTGGCACCAAGCAACTGCCAACTGCCGGCTGAAGGCTtggaagccatgagccaaaatacatCTCCCTTCCACCAGATGCCTGTTGCCAAGGCAACAGAGAGCTGACTACTACAACCTGTGAAGTAGAAATCGGGCCGGGACGCGAAGGGGGCTGGAGTACGGCTTGCCTCTGTGAGCTGCTGCCTCAGTTGCTCCTCTGTGAGGCCCAGCGATCTCATCCCTCGGGCCCGGCAGGCGGCCTGTAGCTCTGACACACTCAAAGCCTTCACCCCTTCTTTGGCAATTATCTGCAAGAAGTGGAAGGAACAAGTGTTGGATCTTTGGGTTTCAACTTTACTCAACGCCTCTAGTCCAGCAGAATCGACAGAAACCCAAGTCCAATGCTTTGGCCCTCTGCCCCTTACACTGACTCCTGCAAACCAACAACTTTGGAAGGTGGCTAGTGAGATGCAAGGATGCTGCTAACGGACAGCGATAAAAGGTCATCATGGAACCGCCCCCAACATCCTATCCCCAACAGTGAAGTATTTCCTGTCTTGGTTGGGATTTTGCCTGGTTGTAACATCCCCTTTTCCTTTGGAGGgcttgttagaaaaaaaaaaaaaaaaaaaaaaaaaaaaaaaaaaaaaaaaaaaaaaaaaaaaaaacctgtcgtGAAAAGCTTTCCAATACCATTAGTTGTGTGCCTCCGACTGTTTTCCTATCACTCTCTCAGAACGGCCTGACTTCTCTGGTTCACAAGACTCCTCCTGATAAATAGCAATTTCTGCATGTGACCCAAAACTGCAGCTCTAGGACTGGTATTGTTTATACCGATCCAAAATCTAAATAGGGCAATGTGCTCATGTCTTCTCTGTTTGGGGAAACCTGCTCCCCCAAGTAGAGTATTACAGCAGCTGATTCTGACTCAGGGAACATTCTTTCCAGGTTTTAAAGGAACCTAATTAGTAGTTATGCTCCAAATGGTGTCTTTCGCAAGATGGCCAGCCTTGTGCTCTGCTACCCTCTTCTTTTAGTAACTCACGCAGTAGAAGATTAACTTTGCCGTGAGTGCCCCTCTGTGAAACAgaggcagaggtgtgtgtgtgtctgtgtgtgtgtgtgtgtgtatgtctgtgtgtgtgtctctgtgtgtatgtctgtgtgtgtgtgtatgtatgtatatctctgtgtgtgtgtctgtgtgtatgtctctgtgtgtgtctgtgtctctgtgtgtgtgtctgtgtttgtgtctctgtgtgtgtatatatgtatgtccgtgtgtatgtctgtgtctctgtgtgtgtctgtgtctctgtgtgtgtgtctgtgtgtatgtctctgtgtgtgtctgtgtctctgtgtgtgtgtctgtgtctctctctgtatgtgtgtgtatgactgtgtgtgtctgtgtttgtgtctctgtgtgtgtatatatgtatgtccatgtgtatgtctgtgtctctgtgtgtgtctgtgtctctctcagtatgtgtgtgtgtctgtgtgtctctgtgtgtgtgtgtgtgtatatgtgtgtgagagatagGGGAGTGCCGCCAAGAAACCACTGAGCCAACACTTCCTCCCCAGCAGGTCCTAACTACTTTAGATTAGTTCTGGCTAATACATCCAGATTAGCGGCTGCTTACAATGGCCTTCTCAAGGAAAATAGATCCTGAGACAACAAATATTGAAATGGGTAGCGAGCGAAAGTTGAAGTTGTCATAGCAATGGATTTTTAAACCATTCATTTTGCCAGAATGAGTCTACGGCAGACCCAACAGAAAATATTGCACTTCACAAAGGTACCCCCACACACTATTGCTGGGGTTCGAATCTTACTTGGTCATCTGCTTTTATGGACTTCAGCATCATGAGGAGCTGGAAGCGGAGCAAATTGTTTGTTCCAAAGGACTGCAATTCCAGCAGCTTGCACAGGGCAACCAGCTGGGGTCGATCTAAGTGTTCCAGGGCTAACTGGTCCTCGAAGAGTTTGGAGAAGCGAACTATCTCCTTAGTGCTGGGCCGGTGGCCTGTCTGGACCTAGGCAATGGGACAAAGGCCAGTTAAAAGTAGTTTCCCACTTTACATGAACCTCTTAGTAGACTATTTGAGAAATGTCAAAGCAGTTAAAGACTCTATGGATTGTCTGGGAATGGATCCTGTGGGTCACTGGGAATAAAAAACAGGTCTAGTGTGGAACGGTGTCTCCGTGGGAGACTGGGTACTTGTGTTGGATGCATGCCAGGTTCAATGCCTAGTCTAACAcgccctgccccacccctgcaACACAAATCTTTCTAGAATCAAACTTGGTCACTAGAAAAATCAGgagtatattttttcttttcttttgttctggtttttctagacagggtttctctgtgtaacagtcctggctgtcctggaactcgctttgtagaccaggctggcctcgaactcacagagatccacctgcctctgcctcccaagtgctgggattaaaggcgtacaccaccaccgcccagcttttttttttttttttttgagtatttctAAAGTTTGTactgatctttcttttttttggggggggggggctgaggatcgaaccgagggccttgtgcttgctaggcaagcgctctaccactgagctgaatccccaacccctgatctTTCTTTCCAAGATGATCACTTTAAGGTAGCTTTGTTGtggctctgttttttattttttttgttttttttccaaactaAATGTTTAAAATGCTGTGTATTTATAATTTAGCTATGTGGCATATCAAAGATTCTGAACAATCTGGATGATCCATGATGCCATGcttcttctgtaactccagcccagaAGTCGCTGGCCTAGCGTGAGCCCGACACCTGTTTTACATAGGAGGAAAGCTGTGAAGAGTCGTCTCCCAACTTGGCTCGGTTTCTCCTCGCCATTTCTGTCATTGTCTCCTGAAGGAATTTTGCTATTTCCAATTTTGCAGccatcttctttttctgtttttcttccttaatagaaaaggaaaaaagttaatcCCAACTGCAGGTTGGTAATGATGAGAGAAATAACTACCACCTTGCTACTGTGCATCCCCACCACACATATGATAGTAACACTATTAGCAAGTTTGTAAGAACCCAaccatggggctgaagagatggctctgaggttaagagcactggctgctcttccagaggtcctgagttcaattcccagcaaccacatggtggctcacaaccatctgtaatgagatctggtgccctcttctggcctgcaggcacacatgcaggcagaatactgtatacataataaataaatctttaaaaaaacaaaaacaaaaaaacaaaacccaaccactGTAAAGGGGCATCTACTTAACTTGTCTCCTTAATCTTGCATTTATTTCTCATTAATACAATGATGATAAGCCCCAATGAAAGGCTTTCTTATCAGATGAGTCACTACCTCTTAACCTCATCTAGGCTGCTACTTAAACCAAACTCTGGTAGATAGCCCCAGATTTTGCTCTACAAAGAAACTAACTCTATGCTAATCAACTTTACAGTTTAAATAGGAAATATCTAATCATAATATAGTGTTATGTGCTGTAATAGATTGGTGGGGGGAAGCACTATACAGAAGAGAATtaaatatacattcttttttgttgttgttggttgctttttttgagacagggtctctctatagatccttggctgtcctagaactcactatgttgaccaggctggactcgaacttggaaagatccacctgcctctgccacctgagtgctgaaatgaaaggtgtgcgccaccattccTGACTTATTTTACATTCTTAAGACACTGTTGAGTAGTAGTTGTAAATCCTCACTTGTCATCAGAAATGCAGTGGTAGGTAGGATTTTTGAAATAACCACGGTCAAAATGCTGGGCCCAAGGTTGACAGAAGGTGGATACAGTTAAGTCATTTATTCAAGAACATTTTCATTAGAATGCTGTGGGTTCTTTCTAGATCCTGATTATTTTAATGTAAGTAAATTAAGGCCTGCAATTCTAGCAGCTTGCAGAGGCCATCCAGCTAGAGTTTAAGTGAATTAAACCATCTTCAGGTAGTTAAacattatagttttatttttttccactttgatCTCAAATTAAGGTctaggggtatagctcagtggcagagtgcttgccaagcatgcacaaggccctgggttctgggttctgtTCCTCACATcgctaaaagaagaaagaaaaaaaatgtgctggcccacacctttaatcccagcactcaggaggcagaggcaggtggatctctgtgagctcaaggccagcgtgttctacataaggagttccaggccagccagggctgcatagagaccttgtctcaaacagaaCACAAGCACAGAATAGAAAGGGGAAAAGGAACTATCTCAATCTGTCTTCAAGTCTCTATTCTTACTGTCAACCTCATGGTGTAGGCCCTGCTTATTTCCTTCCTTGGCTCTGTCCTTCTGCCAGGAAAATTATTTTCCTAAAACAATTTTCTAATCATGTCGCCCATTACTGCTTCACGTTTTAGCTTCTATTCACCATAGTCAGAGGTGAAGTTCAAATTCAATTTCAAGTTCAAATTCCTGTGAGTGGCGATGCTTTCCAACCTGACATCCCTTTTGTCTGCCTCCTGCTACGGAGTCCTTGACCAGCCTTCTCCCAGACTTACGGACTGTGGTAAAATTTCACCCATTCTCTGAACCTCAGCTCCATTCCTTCCCTGAAACGGTTTCTGTTTTTTAGATGGCACTTTCTAGTCTTACTGATGGGCAGATTTCATTGTCCATGAGGAGAGCTTTGCTTCCACCTCTAGGACACTTGTCTAGTAGCGACAGTGACAAgcgaggggggtggggggcttctTTTCTAGCCCAACCCCTTTCTGGTCACTAAGGCACCTTCCCTGGTACACTTCACAGACACTGAGGATAAACCATACCTAATACTCATTAACCAACTAACAGTagatgtttgttttaattattattttaaataaaccttttaaaaatcttcatttttattttatgggtattttgcctgcacatatatctgtccacagaagccagaaggcattggaccccttggaactggagttacggatggttgtgagctacagtgtggtgctgggaatccaacctgggtcttctgcaagaacagccagtgctcttaaactctgaggcATCATGTTagctcttttattattttctagtttttgGAACTTACTAGGTAaaccaggttgactttgaacttatagctcccttctttccttccttctttccttccttccttccttccttccttccttctttccttccttccttccttccatctctttctccttcctctctttcaagCAGTTAAAATAACAGTAGagaggctgggcatgatggcacacacccataatcccagcttttgggaggcagaagcagacagatctctgtgaatcacaggacagcctggtctacatagtgagaccctgtctcaaaaatacccaaaacaggccgggcagtggtggcgcacgcctttaatcccagcactcgggaggcagaggcaggcaggtctctgtgagttcgaggccagcctgggctacagggtgagttccaggaaaggctccaaagctgcacagagaaaccctgtctcgaaaaacaacaacaacaaaacaaataataaaatatattagagaTAGAATATTCAATAAACAATAATAGAAAAACtagatatttacatataaaaaacCCTGATACTGTTATTACAAACTTTCATAAAAATGAACTGGATTATACACGCAAAGACAAATTATAGAACTataaaaattctagaaaaaaatattagaaaaatttaACTTGGGGCTGATgaaatggctcaggagttaaaagcactgacttccagaggacccaggttcctagcacctacattcccctctgtaactccagttccaggaggtccagtgtcctcttctggcctcctcaggcaccaggcaggcatgtgattgatgcacagacatacatgcagaccgacactcatacacataagatctAAGTGACTTTGAGTTTGTTAACCAGCTTTTAGCTGTAACTCCAAAGGCATGGTCATTTAAAGTGTTTGTCCTCTGAAAAGATGAACCACAAGTATGGGGTGTGGCTTACTCAATCATTTGCCTATCACTGGCAAAGACCTGGGAtccttcacagcaatggaaaggaaggaaaaagttaGGGTCATTTCCAGGACTGGGGCAAAGTATGAAGCAAAGACtgtgagaaaatatttacaaagtataGATTTGAGAAAGGGCttatatacagatacacagagaactcgaaacaacaataagaaacaaaacacccaattACAAAGTGGGCAAAAGAGGCTttggagatgactcagctggggggtgggggcataGGAACTAGAGTCCCACCTGCCTGTAGTCCTACTCTGTGGACACagaagcaagctggctagctacaCTAGCCATATCAGTGAGCTGTGGGcttaagtgagagaccctgactacTCAAAATACAAAGTGGAGAGCtgatgatctatctatctatctatctatctatcttctatctatttatctatctatctgtcttctatctatctatctatcttctatctatttatctatttatctatcttctatctatctatctctgtccatctctatctatctatctatcttctatctatctatctatctatctatctatctatctatctcagaACTCTATAaggtatacatgcatgcatacacatgcatggctatccacacacatgtacaccacacattttctctctctctctctctctctctctctctctctctctctctctctctcacacacacacacacacacacacacacacacacacacacatggtgggaaaaataaacatacattCCCTCCAAGAAGTTATAGAGATGCCAAAGGAGCTAACCACtacacacctattagaatggTTAATATCCAAAGCACAGTATCAGGTGCTGGGGAAGACAGGGAGCAGCATTCTTGGGTGGAGTGCGGAATGCATGGCTGCTCTGGAAAACAGTTTAGCAAATTTTTACAATGCTAGATATAGTCTTACTGGGTGCAATCACTCTtgctcaagttaaaaaaaaaaaaccctgaacacaaatattcattgcatttttatttatacctGCCTAAGTTAGAAGTAAATTCCAAAAGGTGAATGGATTTAGAAAACacttatatattcataaatagaaTTATTAAAACCATGTCTTTTCATAGAAGGACTTCAGTATTCATTTTTTGGATGATCCCTGAaaatgggagttacagatggctgtcagccaccacttgggtgctgggaactgaaacagGGTCCCCTGCCAAGAGCAGAAAgtttgctcttaaccactgagccatctctctagtccctcatGGAAGAACTGTAAATGCATATTGCTAAGTGGAAGAATCCAGTCTGAGAAGGCTGCACAGTGTGTGATTCAAATTGCACAGCACTCTGGAAAAGGCATGACTACGGGTGAAAATGTCTACAGTGGCCAGGCGGAAAGAGAAACATATGGGTACAAATGGAGAGGACACGTGGGTTTTGGAATAGTGGGACTACTCCTTAGGACACTGGGATGGTGGACAGGGCAGTGCTGTGGAGCTGACAAAATTGCACACCCCAGAGCGAGGCCCAACGTCAAGCATGGGCTTTCATTAATAATAGTGTATAATATGTTAACATTAGTTACTCGGTTATAACATGGACCATGGTGATGCAAGTTACTAACGGGAAACGGGTGGGGTATGAGTGGCATATGGTAAGCCTGTACTTTCTGCCCAATTTTCCTGTTAACCTACAAAACCGCTCTAAAAACTAAagcctattaatttttttttaagttttaaaatcctGTATACCTTTTTGGATTCACTTTCAAAAGTTGATGGCAACATGTCTGGGAAGAGCTTCAGAAACACTGGTATCAAGAATTCCATGAAGGGTACAATTATGAACACCATAAATGGAACCAAGCGGAAGACATCTGCGCAAGTTCTCAACAGCTAAAGAGATAAATGCACAAGCAACATTATACACCCGGGACGTGCCTCAGACAAAGCAAGAACCGCCCCCGAAACAGCCTGCCTTGGCACTCAAAGTGTGTGAAAAAATAAGGTTTTCTACAGCTGGAAAGGTGAAGTTTTCTCTTCAACGTAGCAAGTGGCATTTATGGGCTATTTATTTATCCTCAAAGAAATCTATGATAATCAATATGCATTAGTGGCATCTCTTAAGGGTCCACATTTTGATGATGCAGTATTAGTTAAAATTAACTTTTCCTTTTGGAGAGGAGGGGtttgctgtgttgcccaggctgagcctcctgcctcagtttccccagtacCTATGATTAGCAGTATGTTCCATTGCACTTGGttttaaaaatgcacatatatatttaatatattaacatTACATATTGGGCTAGGGTTAGGGggttcttttttgagacaaggtttctctgcatagctctgacttgtcctggaaatctctctctagactagactggccttgaacttaacagatcctcctgcctctgcctccaaagtactgggattaaaggtgtgcgtggctaccactgcctggcttatatttctaatatataaaaatacgAAGCCTCTCAAGTCCTTGAAGACTTTAAAAACACAActatagagctggagagatggctcagcagttacgagcacttgctgttcttccagagggcaagagttcggttcccagcacccatgtcaagtggcttacaattgtctgtaactgcagtgcCAGGGGATCAGATAGATGCCTGTGGCTTCTCTAGACACCTACAGCCACATTCATGTGCCCACtagcagacacatacacaatttaaaacaataaaaatcaatctGAAAAGCCTCCCGACTGTAGGCAGACATTCCAGCCAGTTGAAGGTACATAATAGGAGAAGGAAACAGgttctctggggctggagtcTTGCTTAGCTGCTCAAGGAAG is part of the Onychomys torridus chromosome 17, mOncTor1.1, whole genome shotgun sequence genome and encodes:
- the Letm2 gene encoding LETM1 domain-containing protein LETM2, mitochondrial isoform X2 produces the protein MAFHSYNSFLAILWTRLPSHFLYPSCSHPPSLASLHLPDSHLRVTYVKNYGSRKYSYPSLPGNKGHPLRTRLTQKLHTSTRWLQNVPNKPEPEQIPGKPKPTIPQPPKEAKTEIAEEKQSFRQKIMDEFKHYYNGFSLLWIDTKVAARIVWRLLHGQALTRRERRRLLRTCADVFRLVPFMVFIIVPFMEFLIPVFLKLFPDMLPSTFESESKKEEKQKKKMAAKLEIAKFLQETMTEMARRNRAKLGDDSSQLSSYVKQVQTGHRPSTKEIVRFSKLFEDQLALEHLDRPQLVALCKLLELQSFGTNNLLRFQLLMMLKSIKADDQIIAKEGVKALSVSELQAACRARGMRSLGLTEEQLRQQLTEWLDLHLKENVPPSLLLLSRTFYLIDVKPKPIELPRSIEVPKTNPVMPSSTPCESQEDVVDPAPQLKGTKF
- the Letm2 gene encoding LETM1 domain-containing protein LETM2, mitochondrial isoform X3, encoding MVFIIVPFMEFLIPVFLKLFPDMLPSTFESESKKEEKQKKKMAAKLEIAKFLQETMTEMARRNRAKLGDDSSQLSSYVKQVQTGHRPSTKEIVRFSKLFEDQLALEHLDRPQLVALCKLLELQSFGTNNLLRFQLLMMLKSIKADDQIIAKEGVKALSVSELQAACRARGMRSLGLTEEQLRQQLTEWLDLHLKENVPPSLLLLSRTFYLIDVKPKPIELPRSIEVPKTNPVMPSSTPCESQEDVVDPAPQLKGTKDEEFIQLPPVPSSLITPSATISKEAILQAKSQKTSQNSKANSKGA